AGATCATCCCGGCACAACGTAAGACCTCAACAGAAATCGGTATGTACTTATGGACCCCTTTACTGCATGTACAGTAGTAGATTAGACCTAACCCCTCAACATGGAGAAGATTAGACCTAACCCCTCAACATGGAGAAGATGAGACCTAACCCCTCAACATGGAGAAGATGAGACCTAACCCCTCAACATGGAGAAGATTAGACGTAACCCCTCAACATGGAGAAGATGAGACCTAACCTCTCAACATGGAGAAGATTAGACGTAACCCCTCAACATGGAGAAGATTAGACGTAACCTCTCAACATGGAGAAGATTAGACCTAACCTCTCAACATGGAGAAGATTAGACCTAACCTCTCAACATGGAGAAGATTAGACCTAACCTCTCAACATGGAGAAGATTAGACCTAACCTCTTAACATGGAGAAGATTAGACCTAACCTCTCAACATGGAGAAGATTAGACCTAACCTCTCAACATGGAGAAGATTAGACCTAACCTCTCAACATGGAGAAGATTAGACGTAACCCCTCAACATGGAGAAGATGAGACCTAACCCCTCAACATGGAGAAGATTAGACCTAACCCCTCAACATGAAGAAGATTAGACCTAACCTCTCAACATGGAGAAGATTAGACCTAACCTCTCAACATGGAGAAGATTAGACCTAACCTCTCAACATGGAGAAGATTAGACCTAACCTCTCAACATGGAGAAGATTAGACCTAACCTCTCAACATGGAGAAGATTAGACCTAACCCCTCAACATGGAGAATATATCAGGGTTGAGGTCAATTCCTTTTCAATTCAGGGAGTTACGTGAAATTCCAAGTATCCTAAGTACTTGTCTATGAGAACTTTTTGGAATTTGTTTACCTCCTGAGTTGACTagattgaaattgaattgacctCCTCAACCCTGGTAGATACCCACACACTGCTGTAAATGTTCCACTACTGGAAGGTCTTCAAGACTGAAACATTACAGTAGACTAAGAGAACATACACATTGTTTCAGAGCATAAACAAACATTTGTTTCTTTCACATGACATGTTGTTTTGCACCCTACCCCTGAGAAAATAGTGTGATGTGTGTAGTACACACTTTGAAACCCATCTCCCCCCCAACAAAACCTGCAGTATTTTGACTGTTAGTGACATGACTAaggtaccctcctctctctgcagccctTGAGGGTACGGGCTTCCTGGATGCCCTAAACTCCGCCCCTGTTTCTCTCATCAAGATCAAGAAGaagaaaggaagggaagggagagacccCAAAGCTGTCTCTCCCACGTCAAACAAGGTAAACACATAACTTCctgaccagacagacagcacagactACTCTCTCTGCTATTCTGACTCTACACCTGAATCTATGGGAAGGCCGTGCAAATGGAATTGAGTattcacccatctctctctctgtacatccctcctcctctcagccatgTCCATTCGAGGGTAAACCTCACTATCCGTCACCTCAGGGTGGCACCAAGCCCTCGTCCCCAGAGACCCAGGTggcctccaccacccctccccacGATGTCCCAGTAGACCTGGAGCAACCCGGCACGCCCGTGCCCGCCGACGACCCAGAGGCCATGGACACGGGCAGCGAGAAGCCCAGCGCCCTGGCTGAACCCCGCGGCGAAGAGGAGGGTCAGCTGACCAAGAAGGGCAAGAAGAAGAAGAGCGTGCGCTGGGCCGAGGAGGAGCAGCTCACACAGTACTTCTACTTCGACCTGGACGAGACcgagagaggtgagagaacaaAAACTAACGGTAACTTCAATTCAATTTTTTTCGGTCGGTGTTGTGTGTAATTGCACGTTAAACTGTGGTTGTATAGTCAAACTAGATAGCCAACAGCCCAATAAAGACATGCTCAACACTTTACATTTGACTTTTCTGTTAAATTTAGTCTTTTGGCAGGGATGTGCCTCCCCCTGCTTTtctgtcatttatctttgaaAAATACCTATTCTCTTGTCAAAATCCAGCTTTTTCTGCTTTTCTATCTTGTCGTGATCACATCCCTGATGTGCCATGGCTAACCTTCTCATTCtgcacctctccttcctcctgttccttctatccccctctccaGTCAACGTCAACAAGGTCAAGGACTTTGGCGAGGCGGCGAAGCGCGAGATGATGATGGACCGCCACACGTTTGAGATGGCGAGGCGCCTGTCCCACGACTCCATGGAGGAGCGCGTCCCCTGGAGCCCCCCGAGGCCCCTGGCCCTCACCGGCCCCCTGGTCAACGCTGGTGCCAATAGCACAGAGAGACTCACACAGAGGGACCGCGAGACGGGCATCCTGCAGGAGATCTTCCTCACCAAGGAGAGGTACGGATTCACACACACCTTAAAATATGGATCTCTATAGCctagtgggttaccaggtgctcAAAATGCCTCACATTCTATTGTGGAAACTCACCTCCTGTTTCTTCTCCTCAGTGTTCCTGACAGCCCCCATGAACCAGAGCCTGAGGCCTACGAACCCATGCCTCCACGCCTCATACCCCTGGACGAGGTGGGATATACCCTTTTCTGTCAATCACTTTGGTGCCGTTTGAAAGATGTTTGGAATGTTTGGAACATAAAATAGGAAACATTACAAGTGTTATCAGTTTTGAATCTGAAAAAAGTGCTAAAGTCCTGTAATACATAAAGACAACGCTCAATGCTCCAAACATCCTCTGTGTCCAGTGAACtaactccctctcttctctaggACTCGACCATGGtggatgacagctacatggagCCCATGGACACGTCGTCCCAGCCTGGCTCTGGCGTGGGCCCCGGGGGGGTGGAGGGCTCCAAGCTGCCCCCCGTCCTCGCCAACCTCATGGGCAACCTGGGGGCCAACAACCTTTTGAGTAACCTAGGCAACATTGCCCAGGGCACGCTTGGTGCCCCCGCTAACCCCTCCGTCAACGTACAGGAGTTACTCACCTCCATCATGGTAAGTGATATAGCATGAACTAATCCTGTTTTTGTAACCCTGCCATTATGCAATCTCATTGAGAAACTTTATGATTGGAGGATTTCAAGTATTAATGTGTTTACCATAACTGTTTTAAAACAGACCTTCTGGAACCCCCGGAAAAGCCCTGTAACCAGTGTATCTGTGATGTTTATTTTAGTCTGTCATGATTTGGcttaacccctccctccctccactgtaGGGAGCTAGTGGTGGCCAGTCTACTGAGGACCTGATCAAGCAGCCAGACTTCTCTGAGAAGATCAAACAGCTGCTGGGCTCTCTACAGCAGACCCAGAACCAGGGCCCCCCCACCGGACCTCCGCCCGGAGGTACACACAAACCTttacagcacacacagacacacataagcacacacaGAACCCCTACACAACACACTATTGATCATCGTCTGTTGCTGGAAAAaggtatgtgttatggctttacaccccctggtatattgtggataaagcgttacctgtctaacagaacacagagggtgttctttaatggaagcctctccaacaaaatccaggtacaatcaggaattccccagggcagctgtctcggccccttttttcaatctttactaacgacatttGAGTAAAGGCAGTGTGTCTGtttgcggatgactcaacactatacacctcagccactacagcgactgaaatgactgcaacaacaagctgcagttagtttcagaatgggtggcaatgAATAAgttaaaatatttcaaactaaaagcattgtatttgggacaaatcatttactaaacctcaactaaatcttgtcaTGAATAATGTGGTTAATTGAGCAAGTTAAACTGCCATGGTCAAaatatattgatacaacagtagctaggatggggagaagtctgtctataataaagcgctgctctgccttcttaacaacactatcaacaaggcaggtcctgcaggccctagttttgtcgcacctggactactgttcagtcgtgtggtcaggtgccacaaatatagacttgcaattggctcagaacagggaagACCGGCTGgctcttggatgtacacagagagctaacattaatccAATGCATGTAAATCTCTCGTGGCTCAaaatggaggagagattgacttcatcactacttttatttatgagaggtattgacatgttgaatgcaccgagctgtctgtctaaactactggcgcacagctctgacacccatgcataccccacaaaacATCCCACAAGAGGTCTCGTcacagtccagaacagactacgggaggcgcacagtactacatagtcatgactacatgactcttttccacatcaagtaactcacgcCAGCAGTAAAATGAGATGTAAAAAGCAGATAAAAAAATACACCTtttggaacagcagggactgtgaagcaacacaaacacaggcacagacacatgcatacatacacacaataacaaacagactatacacacacgtacacattgaTCTTGTGTTGTAGATATGCCTGAGGGTACACACTTAATacgttgtgaaatctgttgtgaatgtactgtaatgtataactgccttaattgtcctggaccccaggaatagtagctgctgccttgacaacagctaatagggatccataataaatacacacCTTCCTCTCTCTAGTTCTAACACAAACCAAATATTCTTACATTTCCTCCTACTCTTAACTGTATGTCATGATATGCATACTAGAATGGTTGTTAAAGTATGTCTTTCCTCCACAGTGAGCCAGGGCCTGTTGGGCCACGGTCCAGGCATGAACAACATGCCCAACATGGGCATGCCCATGAACGGAGTGGGGTACCCTCCTGCAGGCAAGCCCCTGGGCCCCGGAGGCCCCCACTATAACCATCCTCCGCCCCCACACAACCATGGACCCCCTGGCTTCAACGCCAACCCCCGCATGATGGGCCCCCCGCCACCCCAGGGCCACGGAGGAGACAACAGCAACTACTGGGGGGACGACTCGATGAGGGGGGGCCCACACCGGGGCGGAGGGGGCCACTTCCAccgagggggcagagggagaggaggggaacaggtgGGCTTCAGAGGGAGAGGACGAGGGGGGCCTAGAGGAGGACACAACATGGGAGGTAAGTTGACTTCGAAAGGGAATGTTCCTTCTACAAATGTTATTTCTTTTAGACATATAGGGCCAGTCTGAAACACTACCCTGTGTTGCCCATGTAGGACTCTGCCCCACTATCGTGCAATAAGAGTAAAGACGAAGTTGATTTCCGTTTGCCATCTTCTAGCCTTGATGCAGTCAGTACAGACGTTTGGTTTGCCTGGCTAGTTGTATACTAACTctgttcttttctctctcctctcagacatgTCCAAGAGGCCAGTGTGTCGCCACTTCATGATGAAAGGAAACTGCCGTTATGAGAGCAACTGTGCTTTCTACCATCCTGGTGTCAACGGTCCTCCCCTGCCCCCCAACCACCCCGCCCACAACCAGTACAATGACCACGGACCCCAACACGGGCACTAGACCACCAACACACCTCGAACACAAAGACATGACAATACCCTGATACTACCACTAGGTGGCAGAACTCCGAATTCATGAGCTGCTGGTTTAGTTTCaccactggaacagagagacagacagcccacCAGGCTAGAAAGAGAGTCGAATGTGACCATCAATGTGAGAGACAGACAAGGCTGTGTCCTGCAGCCTTAAcagctgctctggtctggtgatCTCAATGTGGTTTTTCTGCAGGTCTGTTGAAGAAGCAGTTCCACTACTGTTCTCCTACTGTGTGACTGGGACTTTGATATGAAGACTCACCAGTAGCAGAGGAAGATACTGAATATAGAGGGCAGAATCAGACATTTATCTactacttcctcttcctctctccccacaccaacCCAATATGTCCCCCAAGAAATTCTTGACTTCATACGTCCATTTTTGTTTGCCCTGCTCGCTCAAACTCCCTTGATCAGGGACAGAGGACATTGCTTGTACACCAGAATACACAGACGCTCATGTCCTGGCTTTGTAAAAGTATAGGTACTGCTATAGCTGTGAGATGATCATTTAGTATTTTTGTGTAAATGTTTTATTGTGATCATTTTTAACACAGTTGCTTCAGGTTGATGAAGATGTACAGTAACCAGACACTATGACCACTATGACTTATGGTTGCGGTCTGTCACTTTCCCATATAGCCTATCAGCCAGCCTTGTCTAATGCACTTGTCTCTACATCTTTGTCTGCTACTTCAATCAGCACTGAGCTAAGAGGTCAGCAATGAAGATAGCAAATCAATAGAAACATCTCCAGGTCTCCCCAGTATTGAGTTGGACTCTAACATCATTCTGTTTTGTAGTTGTGTAGCGTCACTCCTGCCCTGGCTGTGCCTATTGGACCATGTTTCCCTGACAGACAGGATCTTTAGCTAAACGTCAGCTCCAGAATGAGTCTAAGCCCCACCCTCCCTCCTGAATGACAATGTAGCGCTGTGGTCCCCTGAGTTTTCAAACTGTAGTCAGAAAGACGTGGCCAAATTACAATGGTCAGTACACCATTTTAAAACATATTTACGGCCAAGTGGCATGCAAGAAAGACATGCCACTTTTTCTACCGTAGGATTTCAACAGAAAACAAGACAATGAATGTGAAGTCGACCAAATAATTGTAATATTGTTTGATGTTGTTTGCCAACTTCCCCATAGGCAAGAGAGTTATCAGTTAGGAAGCACTTTAAGAGGAAAGGGCCAAATCCAAGTTGTTTCCACCAGGCAGCCTGACTGACAGGACCCACCACACTGCTTGTTCTGCTACTATCTAGCTTCTGCTCTAGAAAGGCCTGCCTCAAACAGTTCCTCTCAAGATCAAATGAATGAAACAGTATTAAGAAAACGTTTAGCTGAAACACCCATAGGTGAATGTCTACGCACTGAACGAACAAACGTGTTGCGTTTTCTGATAGTGAGTACTAGTGGTCAGTCTATCACAGGAGAGGGAACAACAGGAAAAAGCATTGCTTGATTTGACTGAGCCTTTTACCTAGAAGAGTACATTATAGTGGATGAAGTTCTAGTCTAATGGAAGCCTCTGTGATTTTTATGTATAACCTGTACCACCAGGAGTATATATCTTCCATGTGACAAAAACAATGGTTGGATGCCCTGTGACAGACACACAGTCCCATTTTATAGAAGTGCTTCTTCACACACAGGCCTGTATTAGCTTGTATGGGCTTCAGTGTTCGGTCAGTGTTCTGTCCAACGGGGTAAAACTAAGGAATCATTCTCTGGGTCAACTAATTCAAAGTGTTTTCTGTGAAAACCGTGGCCTTCATGTCTCTTGTGGGACTATAATTATGTCAAATTTTGTTTTGGGTTGGATTTATTGCATTTTTATTTTGATATGATACTGATGAGTTGGATCTCTCCAATTAGGTCCAAGTTTTTGTTAAATTCTTGTATCCATTTATTTTGTACATGTATTAATAAATGTCCTAAAATGAATGTATCCGCGTTGTCTCTGCTGCTGTACTGTTTGTTGCTACCTGGCTACGTGCCAAGCTTTTAATAACCATTTAATCAAGAATCTGCTATTAACAAATCTATCACTGGCTTGGTTTTGTTATTGCTCTACCTTTTTTATTCAACTTTCTCACCCGGACAGTTTCTGGGCGTGTTTCTACAGAAACAGCTAAGTAGTGACATTAACGCAATGCAATTAATtacagtcgctgtactcataatatgcAGGAGAACTATGGCCTTATGGGTGAGGGTAAACCGAGTTGCAATCCAATTTCAGACGCAATCGTTTGGAAAGGATGAAACcgcgtctgtgccaccagagagTACAGAAAGTAGAAAGTGTAGGGCAGGCGGCAGGCTGTCTGCTGCTGGCACAGTCAGTGAAGTCAGCTTAGTTTCCCCCATTGAGAcagtgtctgtgcctcgatctaggtcgTGAAAAATATAAACATGATAGTGTTtgctttagcaatctcactgaAAATAATTTTTGAAAGATACTGTGATAATGCCTCAACTCAAAATAGGACTATTTCATGTTAGATCCCTCTTCCAAGGCAGtcatagtcaattaactaatcactgatcataaccttgatgtgattggccatGACTGAAACAAGGCTTAAGCCTAATGAATTTACTAaattaaatgaggcctctcctccagTGACCATATCTCCATCCGCATCCTGCAAAAGCATAAGAGATTCTAAAAATGTTTTGCTGcaaatttaaatgtatttattttcccgTGGAATAAAAACTGTGGATCTAAATATTTTCCTCACAATCCTGGACTATTGGaacaccattttattatgtttgcaatcacaacaagtaatctgctcagaccccaaccaaggattatCAAAAGCTGTGTTATAAATTTTCAGACAACCCAAAgtttcctagatgcccttccagactccctccatcTTCCCAAGGACGTTGGAGTACAGAAATCTGTTAACCACCTGAGGATCTAAATgtaaccttgcgtaatacccaAGATGTAGTCGCACCTCTAAAAACCAAAAACATTTGTCACAAGAAATTATTTCCctacccgagccctgaagcaagcttccagatcattggaatggaaatggcgctccaccaaactggaagtcttccgactagcttggaaagacagtaccttgcaatatcgaagagccctcactgctgctccatcaGCCTACTTTCCTAACCTGATTGAGGAGAATAAAAACAAtacaacatttatttttgatactgttgcaaagctaactaaaaagcagcattccccttCAGCAGTAATGAAgtcatgaacttctttgatgaAAAGATCCTGATCATTacaaagcaaattacagactcctctttgaatctgcgtatttctccaaaaCTCAGttatcctgagtctgcacaaaACTGCCAGGACCTAAAATCAATGGACCCTCATGTTTTTTTAATCATGTATCTCTCAAAACATTCACGAAAAATAgtaatggcctctaaaccttccagATGCCTGCaagaccctattccaactaaactaatgaaagagctacttcctgtgttTGGCCGTCCTATGtcgaacataataaatggctccctatcctccagatgtgtaccaaactcactaaaagtggcagtaataaagcctctcctgaaaaatccaaaccttgacccagaaaatatatcaaatctcccattcctctcaataaaaatgttaaaagctgttgcgcagcaactcactgccttcctgacgACAAATGATGCATACGAaacacttcagtctggttttagactccatcatagtactgagactgcactcgtgaaggtggtaattatgacgtcagaccaaggctctgcatctttcgtcgtgctcctagaccttagtgccgcCTTTGACACCATCAATCACCaaattcttttggagagattgtaaACCCTAATTGGTTTACACAgacaagttcttgcctggtttagatcttatctgtcagaaagatatcagtttgtctctgtggatggtttgtcctctgacaaataaaTTGTTcttttcagtgttcctcaaggttagGACCACTGTtattttcactatatattctacctcttggtgAAGTCATTCAGAAACACAATGTCAACATTCAATGCTATGCGAacaacacacagctgtacatttcgatgaaacttGGTGAATCCCCAACATTGCCTACTCtgaaagcctgtgtttcagacataaggaagtggatggtggcAAACTGTTTGCTTTCAAACACgcacaaaacagagatgctagttctaggtctcAAGAAAAAAAGAGATCTGCTGTGTCGCACTCTCATCTATTTCACCTGtatttgtgattgtctccaccaccctccaggtgtcgcccatcttccccattatccactgtgtatttatacctgtgttctctgtttgtttgttgccagttcatcttgtttgtcaagtcaaccagtggttttgtgtctcagctcctgcttttcccagtctctctctttctcgcccccctgattttgacccttgcctgtcctgagaCCGCCTGCCTGATGACTCtgtctgaccctgagcctgactgcCGACCTCTatctttgccccacctctggattcttgacctctgcctaccctgaccctgagcctgcctgccgttcggtactgttgccccacctctggtttactgacccctgtctgccttgacctgtctatttcctgtccctgttggattattaaaccattgttaatttgacgttgtctgcatctgggtcttaccttcatacctgatagcTGTTTGATCTGACAATGAATCATATTGGTTGTAcattcgtctcaaataaaactgtgaaggacttcGGCATCCCTTTGGACcgtgatctctcttttgacgaacatatcaataatatttcaagGGCACCTTTTTTCGGtctttgtaacattgcaaaaatctgaaacattTTGTTTCCAAAATGATgcttatccatgcttttgtcacttctagattagactacggCATTGCTCTACCCTCCAGCTACCCAGTTAAaccactaaataaacttcagttagtgctaaacacggctgctagaatattgactagaaccaaaacatttgatcatattactccagtgctcgcCTCCCTACACTGTCTTCCTGTTAGgactagggctgatttcaaagtCTTTACTGCTAACCTAAAAGCATTGCATGGACTTGCTCCTaactatctctctgatttggttctGCCGTTCATACCTACATACACTACgatcacaagacacaggcctacTTATTGTACCTAGAATTTCTAagaaaacagctggaggcagggctttctcctatagagctccattattatggaatggtctgcctatccacgtgagagacacagagttggtctcaacttttaagtctttactgaagactcatctcttctgTAGGTCCTAAGATTGAGTGTTGTCTGGCCCAGCGGTGCGAAGGTGAAaggcaaggcactggagtgacgaattgcccttgctgtctctgcctggctggctcccctctctccactgggattctctgcctctgaccctattatgggggctgagtcactggcttattagtgctcttccatgctgcACCAAGGATGGGTGGGTCACGTTGTGCCAGGATTTTTTCGCTATACttgacttgagtgggttgagtcactaacGTGATCTTCTGTCCGATTTTGACCCCCCTCGGGCTTGTGCGGTGGAGgatatctttgtgggctatactcaaccTTGTCTCAGGTATCCCTCTAGTGGGGCTGGGatttggcaaagtggatggggtttatcctgcctggttgtccccagtccacctggttgtgctgccgATCCAGTTTCTGCTGTCTTACCTGCGgctggaaccctgacctgttcaagggacgtgctaccttgtcccagatctgctgttttcgactctctctatctctctactgcacctgctgtctcaacctcttaatgcttggctatgaaaagccaactgacaattactcctgaggtgctggccTGTtgtaccctctacaaccactgtgattattatttgaccctgctggtcatctatgaac
Above is a genomic segment from Oncorhynchus masou masou isolate Uvic2021 chromosome 12, UVic_Omas_1.1, whole genome shotgun sequence containing:
- the LOC135549759 gene encoding serine/threonine-protein phosphatase 1 regulatory subunit 10-like isoform X2 — translated: MAVGPVDPREVLKGVENLLGKDGELRSLEGVPKVFSLMKGSHKMVSRCMYLNILLQTKSHDILNRFIRVGGYKLLNAWLTYSKSSNNTPLLQLILLTLQKLPLTVDHLKQNNTAKLVKQLSKTGETEELRKLSAGLVDGWMATIRSQSVSATSPADKKRKKEEGKVPVREVKAADGGKAAEEERKREKPKAHAPSHAKIRSIGLEMDAPTPVPVKKPPVALQLGDKYNIKPSQVLKRPSFGPLDPPPVEKKYKPLNTTPNHTKEIKVKIIPAQRKTSTEIALEGTGFLDALNSAPVSLIKIKKKKGREGRDPKAVSPTSNKPCPFEGKPHYPSPQGGTKPSSPETQVASTTPPHDVPVDLEQPGTPVPADDPEAMDTGSEKPSALAEPRGEEEGQLTKKGKKKKSVRWAEEEQLTQYFYFDLDETERVNVNKVKDFGEAAKREMMMDRHTFEMARRLSHDSMEERVPWSPPRPLALTGPLVNAGANSTERLTQRDRETGILQEIFLTKESVPDSPHEPEPEAYEPMPPRLIPLDEDSTMVDDSYMEPMDTSSQPGSGVGPGGVEGSKLPPVLANLMGNLGANNLLSNLGNIAQGTLGAPANPSVNVQELLTSIMGASGGQSTEDLIKQPDFSEKIKQLLGSLQQTQNQGPPTGPPPGVSQGLLGHGPGMNNMPNMGMPMNGVGYPPAGKPLGPGGPHYNHPPPPHNHGPPGFNANPRMMGPPPPQGHGGDNSNYWGDDSMRGGPHRGGGGHFHRGGRGRGGEQVGFRGRGRGGPRGGHNMGDMSKRPVCRHFMMKGNCRYESNCAFYHPGVNGPPLPPNHPAHNQYNDHGPQHGH
- the LOC135549759 gene encoding serine/threonine-protein phosphatase 1 regulatory subunit 10-like isoform X1, yielding MAVGPVDPREVLKGVENLLGKDGELRSLEGVPKVFSLMKGSHKMVSRCMYLNILLQTKSHDILNRFIRVGGYKLLNAWLTYSKSSNNTPLLQLILLTLQKLPLTVDHLKQNNTAKLVKQLSKTGETEELRKLSAGLVDGWMATIRSQSVSATSPADKKRKKEEGKVPVREVKAADGGKAAEEERKREKPKAHAPSHAKIRSIGLEMDAPTPVPVKKPPVALQLGDKYNIKPSQVLKRPSFGPLDPPPVEKKYKPLNTTPNHTKEIKVKIIPAQRKTSTEIALEGTGFLDALNSAPVSLIKIKKKKGREGRDPKAVSPTSNKPCPFEGKPHYPSPQGGTKPSSPETQVASTTPPHDVPVDLEQPGTPVPADDPEAMDTGSEKPSALAEPRGEEEGQLTKKGKKKKSVRWAEEEQLTQYFYFDLDETERGERTKTNVNVNKVKDFGEAAKREMMMDRHTFEMARRLSHDSMEERVPWSPPRPLALTGPLVNAGANSTERLTQRDRETGILQEIFLTKESVPDSPHEPEPEAYEPMPPRLIPLDEDSTMVDDSYMEPMDTSSQPGSGVGPGGVEGSKLPPVLANLMGNLGANNLLSNLGNIAQGTLGAPANPSVNVQELLTSIMGASGGQSTEDLIKQPDFSEKIKQLLGSLQQTQNQGPPTGPPPGVSQGLLGHGPGMNNMPNMGMPMNGVGYPPAGKPLGPGGPHYNHPPPPHNHGPPGFNANPRMMGPPPPQGHGGDNSNYWGDDSMRGGPHRGGGGHFHRGGRGRGGEQVGFRGRGRGGPRGGHNMGDMSKRPVCRHFMMKGNCRYESNCAFYHPGVNGPPLPPNHPAHNQYNDHGPQHGH